The genomic interval CTGACAGGGTCGGAGCCCGGCATGCCGGATTCGAGTCGATTGACGTACGGGTGGACGTTGTGTTTTTTGAATTCTGTCTCCATGAGATCCATGATCCCACTGCCATGCTGGACCGTGCCCTGACTATGGCCGGGGATGTCGTGATTGTGGATCATCTTCCCGAATCACCCTGGGTGTGGCATACCTGTGAAACGGAAATGGTTGAGCGTTCCTGGAATGCCGTCCATGCGCTCCATCCGGTTCGGATCGTCGAGCATTGCGTGGATCAACGGTTCCCGGTATACGAGGAACTCCGTTCAAAGATCGAAGTGCAGGGTCCTGAAGCCGTAAGACGGGCCGGAAAATTTAAGGAAAAACATGGTATTGTGATCGAGATGAAGTACGGCCTCGCACTGATTTCACAGTAAGAAATGAGGCCGGATTGTGATTCATCCGGTTGTAGATTAATGAAATTCATATTATGGATTGGGCGGCAAGTAAAATGACGGAATTATCATTGGAAAACCTGGGATGGAGTTCCTGGTTTGAATCGCAGGCAGTTGCCGGTGATGGAGACAGTACCTTTGCGCGAGTCGCCGCGGTGGATCGGGATCAGTTTCTTCTGGCAGGTGAGGCCGGATTCTTCAGGGCGAAACGATCCGGGAAGCTCCTGTACGACGCTCCTTCACTGTCTCAGACACCCTGTGTGGGAGATTGGGTCTGTGTGACAAAATCTCCTCAGGACCAGTTCGGAATGATCCACGGGGTGCTGGATAGAAAGTCGTACCTTCGCCGCAGGGTTGCTGGAGATTCTGCCGATTTCCAGATGATTGCTTCCAACGTCGATGTCGTTATCGTAGTCCAGTCATGCCATTACGATTTCAACATCAACAGGCTGGAACGCTACATTGTAATGGCGATGGATGGCGGGGCCATTCCGGTGATTTTGCTTACCAAAGTCGACCTGGTGACACCGGAGGTCCTGGCCGACCAGATCAATCAGATCCGGAATGCGGGAATCACCGAACCCGTGGTTCCTCTCAGTAACGTGACAGGAGTCGGCATCGAGAATCTGACCGCGATCCTTTCGCCGGGTAAGACCTATTGTTTTGTGGGATCTTCCGGTGTCGGAAAGAGTACGATCATCAACACGTTGATGGGACGAGACACCCTGGCGACCCAATGGGTCAGCGCAACGGGTGAGGGAAAACATACGACCGTGCGCAGGGAACTCCTGCTCCTGGATAATGGCGCAATGGTCATCGATAATCCCGGAATGCGGGAGCTCGGTATGCTGGATGCGGAAGACGGCATTCAGGCAAGT from Thermoanaerobaculia bacterium carries:
- a CDS encoding methyltransferase domain-containing protein is translated as MASDLAYILQSITSFYDFSDREVLYVGAGDGQLIDCAASARSVLAVDSDAKAVAALEDTIRKKGLADRVGARHAGFESIDVRVDVVFFEFCLHEIHDPTAMLDRALTMAGDVVIVDHLPESPWVWHTCETEMVERSWNAVHALHPVRIVEHCVDQRFPVYEELRSKIEVQGPEAVRRAGKFKEKHGIVIEMKYGLALISQ
- the rsgA gene encoding ribosome small subunit-dependent GTPase A, with protein sequence MTELSLENLGWSSWFESQAVAGDGDSTFARVAAVDRDQFLLAGEAGFFRAKRSGKLLYDAPSLSQTPCVGDWVCVTKSPQDQFGMIHGVLDRKSYLRRRVAGDSADFQMIASNVDVVIVVQSCHYDFNINRLERYIVMAMDGGAIPVILLTKVDLVTPEVLADQINQIRNAGITEPVVPLSNVTGVGIENLTAILSPGKTYCFVGSSGVGKSTIINTLMGRDTLATQWVSATGEGKHTTVRRELLLLDNGAMVIDNPGMRELGMLDAEDGIQASFRDIQVLSAQCRFRDCTHTGEPGCAVQQAVERGEMDGDHYENYVKLKDESQFYQMSYAEKRKKDRDFGRFIKTAKKDLRKK